The proteins below come from a single Methanobrevibacter sp. genomic window:
- a CDS encoding CpaF family protein — MSNNDIIPQYNTVRQNYSAEEKILLGELRENLVDLAISSGENFQPNENKMLNDIKSFLFLRLNKNNENNHISNEYLDNLANKLLRDIIGYGEIDPLIQDDNLEEIMINGIDKPVFVYHRQHGMMKTNIEFDDEKKLTDLIDSIARQINRRIDQESPILDGRLIDGSRINATIPPVSPDGPSLTIRKFKKDPLTIIDLINSKTISIELAAFLWLCIDGLGVKSANAIISGGTSSGKTTTLNALSSFINPKERIITIEDTLELQLPHEHVIRMETRPANVENKGELTMNDLVKNSLRQRPDRIIVGEVRSDEAITLFTALNTGHSGFGTLHANDARETITRLTNKPMCVPEIMIQAIDFIIMQNRIYTPSGVSYRRISEVVEIVGIEEGVVQLNKIFQWNPETDQIENVSISSKTLSQIAKLSGQSINELHKEIEKRELVLKHMIKQNIHSVNDVKQVLDLYSHDSDGVLKRIISNR; from the coding sequence ATGAGCAATAATGATATAATACCACAATATAATACAGTTAGACAAAATTACAGTGCTGAGGAAAAAATTCTTTTAGGGGAACTTCGTGAAAATTTAGTGGATTTAGCCATATCCTCCGGTGAAAATTTCCAGCCAAACGAAAACAAAATGTTAAATGACATAAAGAGTTTCTTATTTTTAAGGTTAAATAAAAATAATGAAAATAATCACATCTCAAATGAATATTTGGACAATCTTGCAAACAAGCTACTCAGAGACATAATCGGATACGGTGAAATCGACCCCCTAATCCAGGATGACAACCTAGAAGAGATAATGATTAACGGAATTGACAAACCAGTATTCGTTTATCACAGACAACATGGAATGATGAAAACAAACATTGAATTTGATGATGAAAAGAAATTAACTGATTTAATCGATTCCATTGCAAGACAAATCAACAGAAGAATAGATCAGGAATCACCGATTCTAGACGGCAGACTGATTGATGGGTCCAGAATCAATGCGACAATACCTCCCGTATCACCCGATGGCCCATCATTAACAATCAGAAAGTTCAAAAAAGACCCATTAACCATAATCGATTTGATAAATTCAAAAACAATATCCATTGAGCTTGCCGCTTTTTTATGGCTGTGCATCGACGGGCTTGGAGTGAAATCCGCAAATGCAATCATCTCCGGAGGAACAAGTTCCGGAAAAACAACAACATTGAATGCATTATCATCATTCATCAACCCAAAAGAAAGAATAATAACAATTGAAGACACATTAGAACTCCAGCTTCCACATGAACACGTTATTAGAATGGAAACAAGACCTGCAAATGTTGAAAATAAAGGGGAACTGACAATGAATGACCTTGTTAAAAATTCCTTAAGGCAACGCCCCGACAGAATCATCGTGGGTGAAGTGAGGTCAGATGAAGCAATAACTCTTTTTACCGCATTGAACACAGGCCATTCAGGATTCGGAACACTTCATGCAAATGATGCCCGTGAAACAATAACTCGGCTTACAAATAAACCAATGTGTGTTCCGGAAATAATGATTCAAGCTATAGATTTTATCATTATGCAAAACAGAATTTATACCCCTTCAGGAGTGTCCTACAGGAGAATCAGTGAAGTGGTTGAGATTGTCGGAATTGAAGAGGGAGTTGTCCAGCTCAATAAAATATTTCAATGGAATCCTGAAACTGACCAAATCGAAAATGTAAGCATTTCAAGCAAAACATTATCACAAATTGCCAAATTAAGCGGACAATCAATCAATGAACTTCACAAAGAAATCGAGAAAAGGGAATTAGTACTCAAACATATGATTAAACAGAATATACATTCCGTCAATGATGTCAAGCAGGTATTGGATTTGTATTCTCACGACAGTGATGGAGTGCTGAAAAGAATTATTTCCAACAGGTGA
- a CDS encoding type II secretion system F family protein: protein MLDKFFIFIGEMALSPISFIRSLSLKKTDDKNKNQNMQTTNKIFSRINLEAENKTSKKENSLLDRLRERLLKILFKKQTVILLLSLTSILIITSPLEIAGIFLTVIAMVYIFTLYYPQIKNQRNYSDLNQELPYALRHMGIELKSGKGLHDTLVTIKDADYGTFSHELNRVLEEVKYGKSTEDSLLEMSKRVKSEGLTRAVQQLIGTLRVGGNLANSLDIIAQDISFDMQIKLKEYSQKLNSFILIYTFIAILAPVISLIMLMASSTVMGDLISTNLLMLLYGAIFPMIVMFMGVFMKKLEPKI from the coding sequence ATGTTAGACAAATTTTTCATTTTTATCGGTGAAATGGCATTATCTCCAATCAGTTTCATTAGAAGTCTTTCCTTAAAAAAAACCGATGACAAAAATAAAAATCAGAACATGCAAACAACCAATAAAATATTTTCACGGATTAACCTGGAGGCTGAAAACAAGACCTCCAAAAAAGAAAATTCACTATTGGACAGACTAAGGGAAAGATTGCTGAAAATACTGTTTAAAAAACAAACAGTTATTCTGTTACTGTCCTTAACCTCAATTTTGATAATCACATCACCGTTAGAAATTGCAGGAATATTTCTAACCGTCATTGCTATGGTTTACATATTCACCTTATATTATCCCCAAATTAAAAATCAGCGAAACTACTCTGATTTGAATCAGGAATTACCCTATGCTTTAAGACATATGGGAATCGAATTGAAATCAGGGAAAGGACTTCATGACACGTTAGTGACAATCAAGGATGCGGATTATGGAACATTCTCCCATGAATTAAATAGGGTTCTGGAAGAGGTCAAATATGGAAAGTCAACAGAGGACTCGCTTTTGGAAATGTCAAAAAGAGTAAAATCCGAAGGTCTTACAAGAGCAGTCCAGCAGCTTATAGGTACATTACGGGTTGGGGGAAATCTTGCAAACAGTTTGGACATAATCGCACAGGACATATCCTTTGACATGCAGATAAAGTTAAAGGAGTATTCCCAAAAATTAAATTCGTTTATATTAATCTATACTTTCATTGCAATTTTAGCCCCTGTTATCAGTTTAATAATGCTGATGGCAAGTTCCACAGTTATGGGAGATTTGATTTCAACAAATTTGTTAATGTTATTATATGGTGCAATATTTCCAATGATTGTGATGTTTATGGGAGTTTTCATGAAAAAATTAGAGCCAAAAATTTAA
- a CDS encoding DUF4012 domain-containing protein produces MDRTRKIIVAILIIVLIGLVAIIAGALFIGHDTELSEGTKNILVCAIDESENRPGMGACDMCFIVTLKNGTLMNYTAVYPGGLTHPTAAEPAEAQSQGAGSKLLLHDSFWEADNAKCMQLAKEIVEYNTKVSIDSVVAVNSQALDAVLAAAGPLDINGTNTTASGIDIIREEDWGQGVSRGEAVLDVVKAAAKAAKDPEIKSAMVNAAIDQYSKGNIVMDQQGAFVGLLASKGIETFFG; encoded by the coding sequence ATGGATAGGACAAGAAAAATTATTGTTGCTATATTGATTATCGTTCTTATTGGTCTTGTAGCAATAATTGCCGGAGCACTGTTCATTGGCCATGACACTGAACTTTCAGAAGGAACTAAAAATATATTGGTGTGCGCTATTGATGAAAGTGAAAACAGGCCTGGAATGGGTGCATGTGACATGTGTTTTATTGTTACATTGAAAAATGGAACTTTAATGAATTATACTGCAGTTTATCCAGGAGGTTTAACTCACCCAACTGCCGCTGAACCCGCTGAAGCACAATCTCAGGGAGCCGGATCAAAATTGTTGCTGCACGATTCATTCTGGGAAGCAGATAATGCAAAATGTATGCAACTTGCAAAAGAGATAGTTGAATACAACACTAAAGTCTCTATTGATTCTGTTGTAGCGGTTAATAGTCAGGCACTTGATGCTGTACTTGCAGCTGCAGGTCCGTTAGACATCAACGGAACAAACACTACTGCCAGCGGTATTGATATAATCCGTGAGGAAGATTGGGGCCAAGGTGTTTCCAGAGGTGAAGCAGTACTTGATGTAGTGAAAGCAGCAGCTAAAGCAGCAAAAGATCCTGAAATAAAATCTGCTATGGTAAATGCAGCTATTGACCAATACTCTAAAGGAAATATTGTAATGGATCAGCAAGGTGCATTCGTAGGTTTACTTGCTTCAAAAGGAATTGAAACCTTCTTCGGTTAA
- a CDS encoding elongation factor 1-beta translates to MGEVLTTMKIMPDSPDVDLEAIKATIKDSMPEGAKLHDMKEEPIAFGLVAIVISFITDDGEGGSEPVEEMVSAIEGVASIEITGVGRLMD, encoded by the coding sequence ATGGGTGAAGTATTAACAACTATGAAAATTATGCCAGATAGTCCTGATGTAGATTTAGAAGCTATTAAAGCAACCATTAAAGATTCAATGCCTGAAGGAGCAAAACTTCATGATATGAAAGAAGAACCAATCGCTTTTGGTTTAGTTGCAATTGTCATAAGCTTCATCACCGATGACGGTGAAGGCGGATCTGAACCTGTTGAAGAAATGGTTTCAGCTATTGAAGGCGTAGCTAGTATTGAAATTACTGGCGTTGGAAGATTAATGGATTAA
- a CDS encoding zinc finger domain-containing protein yields MKTVECISCKQEIPLTGPFVEFECPECGAKISRCEKCRTFGHAYKCECGFEGP; encoded by the coding sequence ATGAAAACTGTAGAATGTATTTCATGTAAACAAGAAATTCCATTAACTGGGCCTTTTGTTGAATTTGAATGTCCAGAATGTGGAGCAAAAATATCAAGATGTGAAAAATGCCGTACCTTTGGTCATGCTTACAAATGCGAATGCGGATTTGAAGGACCATAG
- a CDS encoding delta 1-pyrroline-5-carboxylate synthetase: MKQVVKIGGSLFPNYAIELARQLKNTDSVIILGGGEFANLIRKYDDEQSFSEEVNHWTAIDCMDIIAKLVNDKVDSTKLAYSIDEINEIADEGFTPIFVVSEFLKKEDPFECSWDVTSDSIAAYVSHLLNANLLIVTNVNGIYTQEPKEPGSTFISKIDAKTLLTFQESSIDVMLPSLLLEFGTNCYVVNGKCPERVLSLIDDNINDYNFDYTQIIGDLK, encoded by the coding sequence GTGAAACAGGTTGTGAAAATAGGGGGAAGTCTATTTCCAAATTATGCAATTGAACTTGCAAGACAACTGAAAAATACAGATTCAGTTATTATTCTTGGAGGGGGAGAGTTTGCGAATCTGATTAGGAAATATGATGATGAGCAGAGCTTTTCTGAAGAGGTGAATCACTGGACTGCCATTGACTGCATGGATATAATAGCAAAACTTGTTAATGATAAGGTTGACTCTACAAAACTTGCATATTCTATTGATGAGATTAATGAAATTGCTGATGAAGGTTTCACTCCAATATTTGTAGTTTCCGAATTTTTAAAAAAAGAAGATCCGTTTGAATGTTCATGGGATGTGACTTCAGATTCAATTGCAGCTTATGTTTCACACCTTCTAAATGCAAACCTTTTAATAGTAACAAATGTAAATGGTATATATACCCAAGAACCGAAAGAGCCAGGTTCAACATTCATAAGTAAAATTGATGCAAAAACTTTACTAACTTTTCAAGAGTCATCGATTGATGTAATGTTACCGTCTCTTTTATTAGAGTTTGGGACTAATTGTTATGTTGTGAATGGGAAGTGCCCTGAAAGGGTTTTATCTTTAATAGATGATAATATAAATGATTATAACTTCGATTACACACAAATAATAGGTGATTTAAAATGA
- the pth2 gene encoding aminoacyl-tRNA hydrolase — protein sequence MKQVMIVRTDLKMKKGKIAAQCCHGAIGAYKKSPQDKIRKWENEAYAKVVLKVKTLEELTELKKLADKKGIANYLVVDAGRTQIPTSSVTVLALGPDEDEILDEVTGDLKLL from the coding sequence ATGAAACAGGTAATGATTGTAAGAACAGATTTAAAAATGAAAAAAGGAAAAATCGCTGCACAGTGTTGCCATGGTGCTATTGGAGCATATAAAAAATCTCCTCAGGATAAAATCAGGAAATGGGAAAATGAAGCTTATGCCAAGGTTGTTTTAAAAGTCAAGACTTTGGAGGAGTTAACTGAGCTTAAAAAATTGGCTGATAAAAAAGGAATTGCTAATTATTTGGTAGTTGATGCTGGAAGGACTCAGATACCTACATCAAGCGTTACAGTTTTGGCACTTGGTCCTGATGAAGATGAAATCCTTGATGAAGTGACTGGTGATTTGAAACTTTTATAG
- a CDS encoding ribosome biogenesis/translation initiation ATPase RLI — translation MTRISILDKDRCQPKKCDYLCIHYCPGVRMDEDTIVIDESTKKPLISEELCEGCGICTNRCPFDAITIINLPEAAGEPIHRFGQNQFELFGLPSLEEGTVLGLLGQNGIGKSTIMNILSGNLIPNFGDYENKPENWDEVIEYYKGSALQKYFKDLSEGNIKTILKPQMVDKLPKVVKGKVKDLLTTVNERDKLDYVTKELQLENVLDRKMENLSGGELQRVAIAATVLREGDFYYFDEPTSWLDVSQRLNAVKVIRSLAEEGKSVLVIEHDLATLDALSDNIHILYGQPGGYGVVSGRKGVRLGINAYIKGFLAEENVRIRRNPIEFAIRPPTPEDEGDALASYTNLSKDYDGFKLTADEGEIFYDEIVTAFGSNGIGKTTFAKMLAGVEEPTNGEVDDEVTIAYKPQYIVTNFEGSVSDFLYMNAPSFGSKIFESEIMNPLSLNEMLDKPVKGLSGGELQRLAIAATLSKDAEIYLFDEPTAFLDVEQRLIAARVIRKMVESRNAASLIVDHDIVFIDYISDRAMVFNGTPGLNGHASKPTDLRNAMNEFLGNLNITFRRDKETKRPRVNKLDSYKDREQKEKGEYYYLSD, via the coding sequence ATGACTCGTATTTCAATTTTAGACAAAGACAGATGTCAACCTAAAAAATGCGATTATCTTTGTATACACTATTGTCCAGGAGTCAGAATGGATGAGGATACAATCGTGATCGATGAAAGCACTAAAAAACCGTTGATATCTGAAGAATTATGTGAAGGATGCGGTATATGTACTAACCGATGTCCATTTGATGCTATTACAATTATTAACTTGCCTGAGGCAGCAGGCGAACCTATTCACAGATTTGGACAAAACCAGTTTGAATTGTTTGGACTTCCAAGTCTGGAAGAGGGAACTGTTTTAGGTCTTTTAGGTCAAAACGGTATCGGTAAATCAACAATAATGAACATATTATCCGGAAACCTGATACCTAACTTCGGAGACTATGAAAACAAGCCTGAAAACTGGGATGAAGTTATAGAATACTATAAAGGATCAGCACTTCAAAAATATTTCAAAGATTTGTCCGAAGGCAACATCAAGACTATCTTAAAGCCCCAAATGGTAGACAAACTTCCGAAAGTTGTAAAAGGCAAAGTTAAAGACTTGCTTACAACCGTGAATGAAAGAGACAAACTTGATTACGTTACAAAAGAACTGCAACTTGAAAATGTATTGGACAGGAAAATGGAAAACCTGAGTGGTGGAGAACTTCAAAGAGTTGCAATAGCCGCAACTGTATTGAGGGAAGGTGATTTCTACTACTTCGACGAACCTACATCATGGCTTGATGTGTCCCAAAGATTAAATGCCGTCAAAGTAATCCGTTCACTTGCAGAAGAGGGCAAAAGCGTACTTGTTATTGAGCACGACCTTGCAACTTTGGACGCATTATCCGACAACATTCACATATTATATGGTCAGCCTGGAGGATATGGTGTAGTTTCAGGTAGAAAAGGAGTTCGTTTAGGAATAAATGCATACATCAAAGGATTCTTAGCAGAAGAAAACGTTAGAATCAGAAGAAATCCAATCGAATTTGCAATCAGACCACCAACTCCAGAAGATGAAGGAGATGCGCTTGCAAGTTATACAAACTTAAGCAAAGACTACGACGGATTCAAACTAACTGCAGATGAAGGAGAAATCTTTTATGATGAAATTGTAACTGCATTCGGTTCAAACGGTATCGGTAAAACCACCTTTGCAAAAATGCTTGCAGGAGTTGAAGAACCAACAAACGGAGAAGTTGACGATGAAGTTACAATAGCTTACAAACCACAATATATCGTTACAAACTTCGAAGGAAGCGTGAGCGACTTTTTATATATGAATGCACCAAGTTTCGGAAGTAAAATCTTTGAAAGCGAAATAATGAATCCCCTATCCTTGAACGAAATGCTGGACAAACCGGTTAAAGGTTTAAGTGGAGGAGAACTTCAAAGACTGGCTATTGCAGCAACACTTTCAAAAGATGCTGAAATTTATCTTTTCGACGAACCTACTGCATTCCTGGATGTTGAACAAAGACTTATCGCAGCAAGAGTTATACGCAAGATGGTTGAAAGCAGAAATGCAGCATCATTGATTGTAGACCACGATATCGTATTTATCGACTACATTTCAGACAGGGCAATGGTATTTAACGGAACTCCCGGTTTAAACGGTCATGCATCAAAACCTACTGATCTTAGAAATGCAATGAACGAATTTTTAGGAAACTTGAACATTACATTCAGAAGAGATAAGGAAACAAAAAGGCCAAGAGTAAACAAACTTGACAGTTACAAAGACCGTGAACAAAAAGAAAAAGGAGAATATTATTACCTATCCGATTAA
- a CDS encoding putative zinc-binding protein, whose translation MKEKIALVSCSGLSPLGLVVRAATVELALENENIVAACITEYSAQPNNCSPILDDAKIVTITGCSDDCASVILNDKDVNSIKNISADAVVKTYDLNPLDAVRLDSDGEKAVDVLKKYILKELENI comes from the coding sequence ATGAAAGAAAAAATAGCTTTAGTGTCTTGCAGCGGATTAAGTCCATTAGGTTTGGTAGTTCGTGCAGCTACTGTTGAACTTGCTCTTGAAAATGAAAACATTGTTGCGGCATGTATAACCGAATACTCTGCTCAACCGAATAACTGCTCACCTATTCTTGATGATGCAAAAATAGTTACAATAACAGGTTGCAGTGACGACTGTGCGTCAGTAATTTTAAATGATAAAGATGTAAATTCAATAAAAAACATATCTGCAGATGCTGTTGTTAAAACTTATGATTTAAATCCGTTGGATGCGGTTCGTTTGGACAGTGATGGTGAAAAAGCAGTTGATGTGTTAAAAAAATATATTTTAAAAGAATTAGAAAATATCTAA
- a CDS encoding DUF362 domain-containing protein yields MRFRYHQPIPNFYKIENPHHPQTTISADFLNEFNELVIDYQFEGLSYSKLNEEFKKEWDIDWDNIIILKYRMSDEILKMEPSKEKCKLMDEEFQQVGKKTFELADILRKNGFQADLINPLDDRVSLRAIALQSNDAVITRSNMCMFKEGLNLGFFMIKTSIENLPFKSENDMLWVEDYCSTCGVCIDRCPENAFDEDGKFLRKLCTAHREGCSRCIDLCPFYKRGYEKVKKRYLRMKK; encoded by the coding sequence ATGAGATTCAGATATCATCAACCTATTCCTAATTTTTATAAAATTGAAAACCCTCACCATCCCCAAACCACTATATCTGCTGATTTTTTAAATGAATTCAACGAATTAGTCATTGACTATCAATTTGAAGGTTTAAGCTATTCCAAATTAAATGAAGAGTTTAAAAAGGAGTGGGATATTGACTGGGACAATATTATCATTTTAAAATACAGAATGTCTGATGAAATCCTTAAAATGGAACCCTCAAAGGAAAAATGCAAATTAATGGATGAGGAATTTCAGCAAGTGGGTAAAAAGACATTCGAACTTGCGGACATTTTAAGAAAAAACGGTTTTCAGGCCGATTTAATCAATCCATTAGATGACCGTGTAAGCTTACGGGCAATTGCACTTCAGTCAAATGATGCGGTAATTACAAGAAGCAACATGTGCATGTTTAAGGAAGGTTTGAATTTAGGATTTTTCATGATTAAAACATCAATAGAAAATTTGCCGTTCAAAAGTGAAAATGACATGCTGTGGGTTGAGGATTACTGCTCAACATGCGGTGTTTGCATTGACAGGTGCCCTGAAAATGCATTTGATGAGGATGGGAAATTTTTAAGAAAATTATGCACAGCACACCGTGAAGGATGCAGCAGGTGCATTGATTTATGTCCGTTTTATAAAAGAGGTTATGAAAAAGTTAAAAAACGATATTTGAGGATGAAAAAATGA
- a CDS encoding pyridoxal phosphate-dependent aminotransferase: MRDSDFDIKHPKKKFQKTERVPPEGYDSANDFFEDMYMDEDMIWMGQNTNHLHDDTISDAMIEAIKEKTFCKYPAPEGFSELKQLILDDLGFEDLEVLLTSGATESLYLVMQALLEPEDNVILSDPGYFIIGDFANRFANEIRYVPIYYEENNYKLTPDLLRKNMDENTRMVILIDPLNPLGSSYTEDELKEFAEIAKENDIYLLHDVTYKDFAREHFHAQNYAPEQTLTIYSFSKIFGMAGLRIGGVISTKPIIDAIKNAVVNDLGVNIISQYGAIAGLKSKPQWYDSMRETCFENQRLINEMIEPIEGVFLPVYPSDANMMVIDLSGAGIDPKVMSNYLVEKKLFTREGEYTSEDFGDKYLRISFSIPTEEIKIFCEEFPKAVEALRTK, encoded by the coding sequence ATGAGAGATAGTGATTTTGATATTAAACACCCTAAAAAGAAGTTTCAAAAAACTGAAAGGGTGCCTCCAGAAGGATATGACAGTGCAAATGACTTTTTTGAAGATATGTATATGGACGAAGATATGATTTGGATGGGTCAAAATACAAATCATTTACATGACGATACAATCTCCGATGCCATGATTGAAGCGATAAAGGAAAAGACATTCTGTAAATATCCTGCTCCTGAAGGATTCAGTGAACTTAAACAGTTAATTTTAGATGATTTAGGTTTCGAAGATTTGGAAGTGTTATTGACCTCAGGTGCAACAGAATCTTTATATCTGGTTATGCAGGCATTACTTGAGCCTGAAGACAATGTGATTTTATCAGATCCGGGTTACTTTATTATTGGAGACTTTGCAAACAGGTTTGCTAATGAAATAAGATACGTTCCAATTTATTATGAAGAAAACAACTACAAATTGACTCCGGATTTACTTAGAAAAAATATGGATGAAAACACAAGAATGGTTATTCTAATTGATCCTTTAAACCCGTTAGGTTCATCATACACTGAAGACGAACTTAAGGAATTTGCAGAAATTGCAAAGGAAAATGATATTTATCTATTACATGATGTGACTTACAAGGATTTCGCAAGAGAGCATTTCCATGCACAGAATTATGCTCCTGAACAGACATTGACAATCTACAGCTTTTCAAAAATATTCGGAATGGCAGGTTTAAGAATCGGAGGAGTCATATCCACAAAACCGATAATCGACGCCATCAAAAATGCGGTTGTTAATGATTTAGGTGTAAACATCATCTCCCAGTACGGTGCAATTGCAGGTTTAAAATCAAAACCTCAATGGTATGATTCCATGAGAGAAACCTGCTTTGAAAACCAAAGGTTAATCAATGAAATGATTGAACCTATTGAAGGAGTTTTCCTGCCGGTTTATCCGTCAGACGCAAATATGATGGTAATTGACTTGTCAGGTGCAGGAATAGATCCGAAAGTTATGTCAAATTATCTGGTTGAGAAAAAATTGTTCACACGTGAAGGGGAATATACCTCCGAAGACTTTGGAGATAAATACCTTCGTATAAGTTTCTCAATTCCAACAGAAGAAATTAAAATATTCTGTGAAGAGTTCCCTAAAGCCGTTGAGGCTTTAAGAACAAAATAG
- the radB gene encoding DNA repair and recombination protein RadB, with product MKVLANFEDNQKIPSNSSLDALLKGGFEKGVITQIFGPPSSGKSNITLTLAVNVAKTGKKVIYMDTEGGISIDRIKQISGSDFQNVANNIIVFEPTNFLEQNDNLKAIEIWLRKNHDDVDLIVLDSAVALYRVDDMKSSKLNKELGKQMGILSKIARKYDVAVVLTNQIYNAFDDEGNNDIRAVGGTILQYWSKVIIQLERGDEVNKRIATLIRHRSLPEGNQAVFSITSRGIV from the coding sequence ATGAAAGTATTGGCTAACTTTGAAGATAATCAAAAAATTCCATCTAACTCTTCTCTGGATGCTCTTTTAAAGGGAGGATTTGAAAAGGGAGTTATAACTCAAATATTCGGACCGCCTAGTTCAGGTAAAAGCAATATAACATTAACATTGGCGGTAAATGTAGCCAAAACTGGCAAGAAAGTTATTTATATGGATACTGAAGGTGGAATCTCAATTGACAGAATCAAACAGATTTCAGGTTCAGATTTTCAAAATGTGGCCAATAACATAATTGTTTTTGAACCAACCAATTTCCTTGAACAGAATGATAACCTTAAAGCTATTGAAATATGGCTCAGGAAAAATCATGACGATGTTGATTTGATAGTTCTGGACTCAGCAGTCGCACTTTATCGTGTAGATGACATGAAATCCTCTAAACTCAATAAGGAGTTAGGTAAGCAGATGGGAATACTGTCCAAGATTGCAAGGAAATATGATGTGGCCGTTGTGCTTACAAATCAGATTTACAATGCTTTTGATGATGAAGGAAACAATGACATCCGCGCTGTTGGAGGAACTATCCTGCAATACTGGAGCAAGGTAATAATCCAACTGGAACGGGGCGATGAGGTAAATAAGAGAATTGCAACTTTGATTCGTCACAGAAGCCTCCCTGAAGGAAATCAGGCCGTTTTTTCAATTACTTCCAGGGGAATTGTATAA
- a CDS encoding L-threonylcarbamoyladenylate synthase, with product MKILKTSIDKIDEDIINEAINVLADGGVVLYPTDTVYGLGANIFDNKAVRRVFDIKERSLLKPLSILVSDINAIDLVAKVSLSQKNTIRQYLPGPYTFILDRKNIVPRAVTSGSSYVGVRVPKCEIACRLASIFPITTTSANLSDDEVLSTPQEILEQLNREVDLVIDVGKLDSNHASRIVDLTRIKPKIIRK from the coding sequence ATGAAAATATTGAAAACTAGCATTGATAAAATTGATGAAGATATCATTAATGAAGCTATAAATGTATTGGCAGATGGTGGGGTGGTATTGTATCCTACTGACACTGTTTATGGTTTGGGAGCCAATATATTTGACAATAAAGCGGTCAGAAGGGTTTTTGATATTAAGGAGAGAAGTTTACTTAAACCGCTTTCAATTCTAGTTTCAGACATCAATGCCATTGACTTGGTTGCTAAAGTTTCTTTAAGCCAGAAAAATACGATTAGGCAGTATCTGCCGGGTCCTTACACATTTATTTTGGATAGAAAAAATATAGTTCCCAGAGCAGTTACAAGCGGATCAAGCTATGTTGGCGTTAGAGTTCCAAAATGTGAAATCGCCTGCAGATTGGCCAGTATATTTCCAATAACAACAACCAGTGCAAATCTTTCAGATGATGAAGTCCTGTCAACTCCTCAGGAGATTCTGGAACAGTTGAATCGAGAGGTTGATTTGGTTATAGATGTGGGAAAGCTGGATTCTAATCATGCTTCAAGAATTGTTGATTTGACTAGAATAAAGCCAAAAATAATAAGAAAATAG